The genomic interval TCTATTTGGAAGATAAACATCAAACACTGGCCTCACTTCATTAATTTGTATATTGTCGAACAAAGCGACTAGAGAACTCTCTTCTTTTGGTTCCACCTCCATGACTCCATGTCTTTTCGGAGTTACCTGAAGAGAAACTGGGTCACTTGTGATGTTAATATCTCTACCTTTGGGGATCTTCACGATCCAAGGAACACCATGCCGTCCCACAATATAGCCAAGAGATTTGAGGTGCCTGTAAACTTCAAAAAGCTCCCAACTGCATCCAGACTTTTCATTTGCAATCTTTTCATAAATCTCTTTTAATGGGAGACACAAATCATTATTGTCCAAAAGATATAAAGCCCCAATTTCAGCCAAAAACCTGCAAGAAATAAGCAATTTATTGCCTCATCTCTCAAATTCTCAGATTTATAGAAAACACATCTGCAGTAGACAGTTCCACTTCTAAATCATTGAATAGTATCTATCACTTTGATTGTTTGATTAATATGCAATATTTCCCTTCTCTTGCCATGTTTCACTAATATGTTTCGTTTCGCTAatatgtttcttttctttttttaacctcTTGATAGATTGTTAGTTAGTCAATAGGACCTGTGAAATTTCTAATAAGATAAAATCCACATTAATGACGACGTCTAAAGACGAACAAAACGACAAATTCCTACTGTTAATGGGGTGCTTTGGTGGCTAGATCATTTGAAACCATAGAACTGTCTACAAAGTACCTAAATTCACTTATCAGTGCTTCTCCAGACAGCATTCGATGTCTAAAATATCCGGGGGAAAAGATAAACTTTTGCCTATTTAAACTGAAGATTATGATATAAACACCACCATTGTTCTAGTTACTTGAAGTACTTTTAGCAGTAAAAAAAAGCACTTCAATATGCAATCTAACCTTTATACatacaaataagaaaattagtaaTTGATTCTCAAGCAAAACCAACAAGAATGAGGGAGAATTTCACCTACAGAGTCTCCTCAATTGAGCAGTAGGTCTTTCCATTTCGAACAATTCCCGTCGTCGTCCACATTTTACCCTTCTTTTCTACAACCTCAGCCATTCCCAATTCATTGTTCCAATGAGCCTTTGAAATGTCTTTCCTGAAAACAATACCCCACAAGTAGTCAAGAGTATTTTCCGGAATCGCCAACTACTATGGCCAAAGTGTATAATATTGTACCTAAACTGTAACTTGGATATAAAACCTGACATATAATAATCTTCTTCATCAATTTCGTCCACATAACTGTCCTCGTTATCACTGGCTTTTTCCCAAGAATCACAATCATTTTCTTCCATTCTGGTTTCACCTGAGACTTCCCaacaacaattttcaaaaataggCCAAAGAGAAAATTACGTAGAGATAGTTACCAAAGGCAAACAACATAGTAGAATGGGCCTATCATAATCTGACCAATGAATAAAGCATAACCAAAATTAACAGATAATGCATTTCTAAGAAACAAACTCTACCGCTTCTCTTTCTTATCAATTGCTTTTATTGgtaaatattttgattgaatATGCTAAAGTTTTTTATTCAGTCAACTTCACATAAACTGAGTTAGCTGTAACAAACATACATGGACTATTATTTAGCCAAGAAATTGTTCATACGGATGCTTTAGAATGACTGCATAAGGGTTGCCCTAAAAAGTATCACAAAATACCACAATTCTTCTTACAgacatttcatcaaacaaatgCTATACACCACAAGcataagaaaaaagacttcTACTAGCCTTCTAATTTGTTTGAGGTTATATAATTCTTAACTACTTATCAAATAGCAAGTCACAAGGAAACAAATTATACAACAAAACAGAGATGGGCATGTTTAAATTATACGCTAACTAACTAacgaatttaaaaaataaaactagccTCCAACACTTCTTCAAATCGGAAAATAGTTAGAAGCAATGGGTTTCATTCGCGCTGGAGTTAGCGACGGCGTCGGTTGAACAAGACGGCCGGCGACAGCAACGTGTAAGACGAACGACGGCGGCGTCGCGGGGGCGTATTCGGATATCTGGAAAGAATCGAAATTTTGGAGTACAGTGTTATTGATACTTAAGAGTcgaatattattgatatttgtCTCAAATCTTATTTCCAATGACgtgatatattattttttgagcacttaaaatttttttaataatttttgtgaattaatgTGGCATTTTAAGATGTCTAgttactttaataattatacaattaAGATTGCAAAATCTccgaaataaaagaaaatttatattataaactcttgaatatcattttacttgTCGATTTAGATTTGGTGTTAGTGTTGTGGTCGTTTTTAATATgtaagtaaatattaattgtatattatttttatattttatcaaaggtattatttttgaaaaattcaagttcttaactcttttaaaaaataaaagaagacgAAAGTGGAttggtgaaattttttttatcttcttagtaaaagtaaaagataaattaaaatttttaaaaataaaaaataatttaaaaataatcaatatacGAAGGGTAATTCGAAATTAACCCTCAACCTAATTTAGCACTACAATTCTAAATCAAAGTATTGTGTGTTACATAACTTAGAAACACAGAATTTTAAGTTAGGTTAGCAGGTCTTTGGACTATATATTTATGCATTCAACCTCTACAGTCTAAACCCCAGATTATAATTTGCTTAtagattgtaacaaattaatgaaaaatacaaccCATAGCTTGTGATATGCAATGAAAAACTTTGAAGCGCACACAGAAAACTTATGGTAACATTGGACTCGAAGCATATTAAATGtcttcttaatttaaatggaaTATTAGATGTAGCTTactatttttcaacttttatcTTGATTCATATATGCACCCAAAGTGAATATAAATGGGGAGAGATATCGAACGCTTGcaattgttgaaattttacaCAGAGACAGAAGCTtagcaacttttttttttcttttttggaaataaagttggagaaaattaattcCAACAATAAAAATACCTTTCACTTCCATCCTAATGTCTCCGATAATTGTTTCAACACAACAAGGATTGATTTTTGTCATTCATATCTTACAAACCTTCTACATATAGTTTAAATGCATCCTCTCATACTTTCTTGGCCAGGTAGAGAAATTTCAGCTCTCTCAATTTGCTTCACAAGCTCCGGGCGACCCTTTCATACAAATCACGAGGCCAATTCTGATTCATATTGTTAGCAAGAAAGTTTGCAATCTGCATACGACAGAAGACACATCAGTGGTGAAGCAAGAGCATATATCAAAGAGGTATATGATACGCTCTCAAGCATTCTgaacaatcaaaattttgggGACGGTACAAGTCCAAAAATACACCCtgaaaattaatctaactcgCAAGACTATTTAGTAGAAATGGGAtcctcttttattttgaacttGCCTAACATTTGAAAGATCTTTTGATAGTGTCTGAAGGACCAAAAAGGCATGTGGATCCATCCAACAAAAGAACAGCATATACAATACCATAGCATGAAAGCTTGATAATCCCAGATGGTCCTCCTTCAATATATCAAATCCATCCAAAACGATAGCATATACAATCCCTGTTAGtgtttcttcaaattttcttatgtATTGGTGGGTGAGGGAGGctataaaggataaaatttcgATGCAGGATATGCTATTTTTGGTatatgcatatgaaaatgaaaattctcTCAATACTATGAGCCACAAGGCAATTTAGACAttctataaacaaaattataagcACAGAAGAGCAACTTTATCTGACTTTCAAAATTGAAGATCTAGATTAGCATCACCAGCATACCTTCGCCCTCATGGCACGAAGCGATCCATCGGTATCTGTAACATTGTCCAGACAAGTTAGAGCAACCCTCAGTAGGTCAGGCACACAAGCTTGGACGTGAGGAGATAAACTCTGAAACACATCAACCATGGCATCTGGAACTCGTGGATCAAATGGAAGAAATGGGAGTTTGGCGACCTCCCTCAAAGCATCTAAATAATGGCCTGACCTTGCCATCTTATGGACAGACAATATTGCCTCAAGCTGTCTCAATACAGTCTGTTGCTCCAGAACTTGCTCTCGTTCATGAAGACTGCAAGTGAAATTCAAGAGTCAGGAAAGAGCACAAAGATCTATGTAAATCATAACATCAAGTTATGAAAAGTTGCCAAAAGAAGCAAAGTAACTCAGAACAgtgcaaaaatttaaagtttcgcaaattatatatatatatatatatattcatatgtCAGAAATTCTTTTAACTCACTAATTCACAAATTTGTATACCTTTCTACTGGTTGTAACATCCTAAAAATGAACTATTATTAATTCCTATGGAAAGATCTCAAACTTGAGACATAGTAATATTTTGAATACAATTGTCCAGACAAGGGATGGAGGAAAAACTCTATTACAAAGTCCATACCCAGTAAACCATTTTTATCGATTTcagccaaaataataataataataaatatttttatcagcaataaacaaaatcaacctAAACAAATAAGAGAAGTGAATAACATTGATTCCATAAGAAGTACAAGATTCCATActtaataaactatttttatcTGCAATATATGAAATCATCCTAAATAAACAAGAGAAGAGAATAACATGAATGCATAGGAGTTTAAACTCAGAATATATTTCGGGAATTTCAATTATGACGGTTGCTTTTGATTTGGTTTAATTATATGTACTCTCGATCTGAGAAACAGAAGATCCCATAGTCCACAAGATCAGCTGTAAGGTAATGccttcaaagtttcaaaaggTTTACCTAACAAGTTTTAAATAAGCCTTTTATTGTAATCATACAGCAACAATAGTAGCACAATATTAGCCAAAAACTCTATAAAAGACCAGGAAATGAAAAGCGTTTAATAACCTGACTTCAGGATAATATTTTTCCATCTCCAAAATTTCGTTGCCAGAATGAATTAGGCTAGCAGTCTGACTTTCACCATCCAACCTACCACGGGACATGGCAAAAATTGCTTCTGAGagacacttgttaattgtatCCAATGCCATTGAGAAGGCTCCAACTCTCTTCTGAAGTTCTATAGACTGAGTTTAggtaataaataagaataagaagaaaCAAAGGAAATATGTCAAACACAAAACTAATTAACAGAagcaattaaagtaaaaactaTAAACTgaggaaataaaatatttcatgaaCATACAAAAGACCCTTAATACAATAGAAAAAGGGCCAAAGAGCAAATAAACAATAGGAACATGTAAGCAAGGACACAGGACCATAGTATTGAGGAATGTCTGGGTTGTAATCTATATAGACTGCCAGTGATTAGTTGATATGTTATTCCTTTTTATAAGAAGTTGATAGGTTATTCTTCAGTAGACAACccaaataaagaaattgaGGAAGGCAAGgacataaaaattactttatcaTAAAGCCCAGCTTCCTGACACTGCCCAGCAGCTTCAAGTAAAAACTGTTGTCTAGCTTTGAGATCAGTTATATATCGTCCCAATTCACCTTCCTCCCCAGCTCCTCTTGAACCaagtaaaagataaattccACCATCTCGTAACAATAGTTCAGTTAGAAGTTGCTTCAGCATCAAGCTTTTCTGCCTTTGTTGATCAACATTAGCTCTCCCAGTCCACGACAACTGTCCACCACCTACTGCAGCAGCAGCTTGTGCATAATATTCTAATGCCATCTGGAGATTGCCAAGACGAAGATAAGCAGACCCATATTGCCTAATTATGCTGGATGCCTCTGCATATGGATCCATCAATCCCAGTTTTTTCCCAGCACCAGAACCTTCAGAAAGGACCCCGTGGTCTGCTAGCACAATTGATATGTGGGCAGCATCAATATTATACCCCTCATCACCTGATTCTTTAGATAAATAAAGAACAGCTGGTAGCACCTGAATGCTTAAAAGCAACACATAAGGGTATACCAGAGGGTCCTTTCCATTTTTTGTATAATATGATGGATCAAACTTGTTTAGGTAAACCTGCAAATCATCCAAACTGTATGGGGCCAAGCCATCGCTCAGGACAACAGAAGGAGCTTCACTGGGTACATCCCGTATGGCTGAAAGTTTGAACCACAAAAAATCCTCTATAGTACCGAAAAGAGTTGGTAGATCTCTTAGCAGCCGGTCAATTTGCCGGCGAGAGCCAGATATGATAGCATAGAGTAGCAACTTTTTCTTGTCATATGCAGCTCGACCTACTCGATCACCCATTCTCAACATTTTATCACATTCTTCAGAACCAGCAGCTGCAATCTCCGGCGGCACCATACCTCCAGTGTTTATCCACTCTGTAAgctatcaaaaaataataataataataataataacaaaataaaaatgtaatggACAAGGCCTGATAATAAGGTTTTATGGATTAAGTAGTGAACAATGAGTACCAGAGGAGCAAACTGGTTTGAAGCACGGGATGATAGGGCAACGTTTCTTGCTTCATCATAGTATCCAGTTctcaagcaaaaataaatctgttacaaacaaaaagcaaaactTAGAATGAAACTCATCCATAAATAAAAGCACTGAATAACTCCAAATAAACCTAAAGCTGATTCCATACCAtttcctccaaaatttatcaataatcttaaaagaagaaaggaaGGAAGGAAAATTGAGAACTCAACACTTCAAAATAGataaactttaataatataaaaggcCATGGAGTATCAGGTCTCTCACCAACACGATCTGCAAGTTAACATTCAAGCACACTTAATTAACATAGAAGCCTGCTCCATCTACTTAGGGATTGTTAGTGTTTTTGTTTGAAGTCTGAATATGACTCCATGGTCATTCAAATGTTTTTGTCTGcttgcttttttttaaattttttttattcaggGTTATTCTAAGATATTTTTATCTGAACAGAAAAATAACATTTCCTAACTTATATCTGATTGCAAAAACttctgaaaagataaaaatctttatttcCATAACAAACCATTCCTTTTTACCATATTAGAAGCTTATCTTTCCATACCAATtacattcataatttattcaaataaatatctcaaaacattgctttctagatgttCCTACTTAAAACGCAAAAACATTGAACAATTATATTCAAATGTGGGAGAAAATTCCAATACAtttcattaaatgaattagaaaataacaaGGCCGTAATGCACAAAGTCTCTTGCAACCAAGGAAAGCACACCAAAGCTAACAGAAAAGCGACATAATCTCATAGCATGCTCCATATGACTCAGATAATTTCTTCACTAATGCAAGTTCACCATTCAGGATAATAggtcataaatttaaaaatgattatagGATTAAACTTATATAGCAAACCAAAACGCTTCATATATAGCAAGTAAGAGAATTAGAGAAGTCACGGattacatatttaaaagtgTTTAACCCAAAAACTAGCAATTTATAAGCATTGTTTGCTACCTTCCgttcaaataacaataaatatttaacaaacttAATTTCCAGGGGAACTAAACTGATCCCAACTTTAAGAAACTGGAACTTATAAGCAAGAAATTTGAACGGTAAATAAACTATCTACCATCATTTCATAATTGTAAAGCATAGAAGATTCAACAGAAAGGAAATGCCAGTGATATCAATCAAGACCTGCTGCCAAGTGGTATCAACTGGAGGCTGCCTACGAGTGTCACCAATGTCAAAATCCAAGACTCCATAATCCCTTAATCGTATCTgcatagaaagaaaaaataaaataaaagaagaggCACATAACAAAACCAACAGACAAATTAAAAGGTGATGAAAGGCTCAAAAAGTAAAGTAACAAGTCAACATGCAAGATCAGGTTTACTAGCAATGTAAGGACATACTCGAAGAAAAGCCCGAACTCTCTGTAAATTTCCAACAACTCCACCAAGGGCAGCCTGTAATGGCAATTAATAGCATAACTAATCAGTGCTCAAACAAGCAGGGGGAGGTTGATTTATGTAGCTTTAGTACACAAGCACAAGATAGATTAAGAATACGCTgctagcaaaagcaaaagtttgGAGGGCAGCTTTCAGAATGACAGCAAAAGCAATCTCACGTGTAAAAAGCAGCCAGAGagcaaagaaaatcaaaagcaGTAACCAAACAGAACATCATTCATTAAACAATCAAGTAAAATCACCTCCTGAAAAAAGAGTGCAATCAATCGAATGAAACAGTACTAGAACAAAACCATTACCTGTGCAGGATGACTTTGTATAGTATCCATAATATACTTCTCGTGTCCCCATTCCAGGTGGCGCCTTGCACCAATTACAAGTGACATCTTTCTTGAAGCAGTCTGTTGCACAGTTGCATGCTCACCCATCATTGTCTGAAAGTTATTGAGAGATCATCATACTTGcattgtaatataatataaagcATGAAAATGCAAAAACAAGGTTACAGAGTAGCATGTATTAAGCAGATAAGAGAATAGAGTAAACCTGAAGAAGGTGCCATATTTTCTGTATGTTAACTGATTTTCCACTagatgattcaatggccaAGCTTTCATAAGCGCCCTTAAAAGCGGTAGCAGGCTAGATAAAATGACAAAACAGATGGTAAACACATagaaaagcatttttttttaaacaaaccAAAGACTGCATATGTCAATGCATGTTAGAATTgtaaatattgataaaatataacccaaaaaaaaatttaaataaaggaCAGAGCAGATATCAGTTATAATTTGCCAGGTATATTGTGTTAAAGAGCTGATATATTGCCAGCTTCACCAGAGATTGCTGTCAAGATGACAGCATATATTTCTGAAACAGCTAAAAGGTCatcaaattaaagtaaaatatatttcaaacaaGAGACTTTGATGCCTTTCAAAATGTAgcattatataaatttaacataGAAAGGAGTCTTACTTTAAATGGCAGTCCTTGCTGCCTTGCATTGTTCAGGTTCTTCACAACTTCAGCGTAGACAGTTGCTTTTTTCTCAAGAAGTGGCTTATTAGCTAAAGGTACAAGCTCCATCCCAGAAGGACCTGAGGAAATCTGAGGACTAGAAGCCATGGATGCCATTTGACCAGGAAGAGTACCTCCAGTGCTCGTATCAGTCATGTTAGTCTTGGGTAATGTTGAAATTCGGCTTAAGCTCTGAAGAAAGTCACGTTTCTCTTTCTGCCAGTCTTCCTGCCAAAGATCAGATTACACCTATCAATCTGAAGTAAAAGAGCACAAGAATAGAGACTTCCGTTAGTTACCATCAAGATATTTACAGCTATTACCAGAAAAACAGTTCCCACAGTACAAGAACCCAAAATTTACTTCATCAACTGCAAGTGGTGGAGGTaccaaaaattataacatgtACTACTTTGAAGGATACAATCTTTTGTTCCAACAAGGTTATTGGGAAACTAAAAGAAAAGCTGgatataacatttttttccatcatttttcttaaaattacaaGGGAATACCCACAAAATACACAATTGTTGCTGAACCCCGTACTTAACGGCTTCCATTAGAGCACAAAGAACCAAT from Citrus sinensis cultivar Valencia sweet orange chromosome 9, DVS_A1.0, whole genome shotgun sequence carries:
- the LOC102630722 gene encoding nuclear pore complex protein NUP93A → MAGEQDMSGWTDLLHSSTKLLEQAAPSAQFPPLQRNLDQLEALSKKLKAKTIRTETPSQSIAATRLLAREGINAEQLARDLKSFELKTTFEDVFPTEATSVEEYLQQVHEVAMVSAIQKAQTDNLRSFNDYMMKVLEEDWQKEKRDFLQSLSRISTLPKTNMTDTSTGGTLPGQMASMASSPQISSGPSGMELVPLANKPLLEKKATVYAEVVKNLNNARQQGLPFKPATAFKGAYESLAIESSSGKSVNIQKIWHLLQTMMGEHATVQQTASRKMSLVIGARRHLEWGHEKYIMDTIQSHPAQAALGGVVGNLQRVRAFLRIRLRDYGVLDFDIGDTRRQPPVDTTWQQIYFCLRTGYYDEARNVALSSRASNQFAPLLTEWINTGGMVPPEIAAAGSEECDKMLRMGDRVGRAAYDKKKLLLYAIISGSRRQIDRLLRDLPTLFGTIEDFLWFKLSAIRDVPSEAPSVVLSDGLAPYSLDDLQVYLNKFDPSYYTKNGKDPLVYPYVLLLSIQVLPAVLYLSKESGDEGYNIDAAHISIVLADHGVLSEGSGAGKKLGLMDPYAEASSIIRQYGSAYLRLGNLQMALEYYAQAAAAVGGGQLSWTGRANVDQQRQKSLMLKQLLTELLLRDGGIYLLLGSRGAGEEGELGRYITDLKARQQFLLEAAGQCQEAGLYDKSIELQKRVGAFSMALDTINKCLSEAIFAMSRGRLDGESQTASLIHSGNEILEMEKYYPEVSLHEREQVLEQQTVLRQLEAILSVHKMARSGHYLDALREVAKLPFLPFDPRVPDAMVDVFQSLSPHVQACVPDLLRVALTCLDNVTDTDGSLRAMRAKIANFLANNMNQNWPRDLYERVARSL
- the LOC102630019 gene encoding uncharacterized protein LOC102630019 isoform X2 is translated as MAEVVEKKGKMWTTTGIVRNGKTYCSIEETLFLAEIGALYLLDNNDLCLPLKEIYEKIANEKSGCSWELFEVYRHLKSLGYIVGRHGVPWIVKIPKGRDINITSDPVSLQVTPKRHGVMEVEPKEESSLVALFDNIQINEVRPVFDVYLPNRKFKKSCPGDPSFLLYLTCKVCPPSKAEIEVLERQCGSIPLKFCHVEQGRVSFFSFDSVELPILP
- the LOC102630019 gene encoding uncharacterized protein LOC102630019 isoform X1 gives rise to the protein MEENDCDSWEKASDNEDSYVDEIDEEDYYMSGFISKLQFRKDISKAHWNNELGMAEVVEKKGKMWTTTGIVRNGKTYCSIEETLFLAEIGALYLLDNNDLCLPLKEIYEKIANEKSGCSWELFEVYRHLKSLGYIVGRHGVPWIVKIPKGRDINITSDPVSLQVTPKRHGVMEVEPKEESSLVALFDNIQINEVRPVFDVYLPNRKFKKSCPGDPSFLLYLTCKVCPPSKAEIEVLERQCGSIPLKFCHVEQGRVSFFSFDSVELPILP